Proteins from one Carassius auratus strain Wakin linkage group LG28B, ASM336829v1, whole genome shotgun sequence genomic window:
- the LOC113067573 gene encoding glutamate receptor ionotropic, NMDA 2B-like yields MSVCIYRGLAPPSQARRAWLRVLAPPPHHWPRPSLQQLLAVCLLLLLPLAVQSRRERGGGGVAQYIPSSVAQYPPVSKLMQGLSIAVVLVGNSSEVALAGMRDKDDFGHMPLAPSVEMVTMNETDPKSIIKSICDLMMEHWLQGVVFGDDTDQEAIAQILDFISAQTHIPILGVKGGSSMIMAAKAGSCWFVLV; encoded by the coding sequence ATGTCCGTCTGCATTTACCGTGGCTTAGCTCCCCCCTCTCAGGCAAGGCGGGCGTGGCTTCGTGTTCTGGCTCCGCCCCCACATCACTGGCCCCGCCCGTCGCTGCAGCAGCTGTTGGCCGTgtgtctgctgctgctgctgccactgGCCGTCCAATCACGGCGCGAGCGAGGCGGAGGGGGCGTGGCCCAGTATATCCCATCATCAGTGGCTCAGTATCCGCCCGTCTCCAAGCTGATGCAGGGCCTGAGCATCGCAGTGGTGCTGGTGGGGAACTCCAGTGAGGTGGCGCTCGCCGGCATGCGTGACAAAGATGACTTTGGCCACATGCCGCTGGCGCCCAGTGTTGAGATGGTCACCATGAACGAGACGGACCCCAAGAGCATCATCAAGAGCATCTGTGACCTGATGATGGAGCACTGGCTGCAGGGCGTAGTGTTCGGAGACGACACCGACCAGGAGGCCATCGCACAGATCCTGGACTTCATCTCCGCGCAGACACACATCCCCATCCTGGGAGTGAAGGGAGGCTCCTCCATGATCATGGCTGCTAAG